From a single Sander vitreus isolate 19-12246 chromosome 4, sanVit1, whole genome shotgun sequence genomic region:
- the edem1 gene encoding ER degradation-enhancing alpha-mannosidase-like protein 1 yields MQWRSIVVGLVVLRLSLSCVLWLAFGLGPNVSWGFNFPLGFSLHKLDLLFRDEKGIDPKGNSWSQRIHGHIHEDAATTCANVGEESTKRSYLSFFDGNKDEYVRRYSSFPDTLKAKMKDMAKDMFYFGYDNYMKYAFPEDELNPIDCKGRGPDVLNPSNININDVLGNYSLTLIDTLDTLLVLGNVTEFHKAVKLVIDTVSFDKDSTVQVFEANIRILGSLISSHILLTDPKHPFGKVGFDDYDNELLHMAHDLAVRLLPAFENTSTGIPYPRVNLKTGVPPDSINETCTAGAGSLLVEFGILSRLIGDSTFEWVARRAVRALWNLRSNETGLLGNVVNIQTGQWVSKQSGLGAGMDSFYEYLLKSYLLFGEKEDYRMFQAAYESIHNHMRRGRESCNEGEGDPPLYVNVNMFSGEIMNTWIDSLQAFFPGLQVLNGDVDNAICLHAFYYAIWKRFGALPERYNWQLQAPDVLFYPLRPELVESTYLLYQATKNPFYLHVGMDILQSLEKNAKVRCGYATLHHVVDKSKEDRMESFFLSETCKYLYLLFDEDNPLHKSDNKYIFTTEGHVVPIDKRFREKQWNDLFPCEEGVLAEQEPNKRPPPSNTSNCNRIPEERRYTLPLKSVYMRQIDNMVGLF; encoded by the exons ATGCAATGGAGGTCAATAGTAGTTGGTCTGGTTGTATTGAGACTCTCCCTCAGCTGTGTGCTGTGGCTAGCTTTCGGACTGGGACCTAACGTTAGCTGGGGGTTCAACTTCCCACTCGGTTTCAGTTTGCACAAATTAGACTTGTTATTCAGGGACGAAAAAGGGATCGACCCGAAGGGTAACTCGTGGTCTCAACGAATACACGGTCACATACATGAAGATGCGGCGACCACCTGCGCAAATGTTGGAGAGGAGTCAACCAAGAGATCCTACCTGAGCTTCTTCGATGGCAACAAGGACGAGTACGTCCGGAGATACAGCTCCTTCCCAGACACACTGAAAGCAAAAATGAAGGACATGGCCAAAGACATGTTTTATTTCGGGTATGACAATTACATGAAATATGCCTTTCCCGAGGACGAGCTGAATCCCATTGACTGTAAAGGGAGGGGACCAGACGTGCTAAATCC GTCAAACATCAACATAAACGACGTCTTGGGAAACTACTCCCTTACACTCATCGACACCTTAGACACCCTACTG GTGCTCGGCAATGTGACAGAGTTCCACAAAGCTGTCAAGCTGGTTATAGATACTGTATCTTTTGACAAGGACTCAACTGTGCAAGTTTTTGAGGCAAACATCAG GATCCTGGGCAGCCTTATCTCATCTCACATCCTGCTGACGGACCCGAAACACCCATTTGGCAAGGTCGGCTTTGACGATTACGATAATGAGCTGCTTCACATGGCTCATGACTTGGCTGTCCGCTTACTGCCGGCCTTTGAGAATACCAGCACAGGCATTCCTTACCCCCGG GTGAATCTGAAGACTGGCGTTCCTCCTGATAGCATCAATGAGACTTGTACTGCAGGAGCTGGGTccctgctggtggagtttgggaTTTTGAGCCGCTTGATTGGAGATTCCACATTTGAATGGGTAGCCAGACGAGCCGTCAGAGCTCTGTGGAACCTGAGGAGCAACGAAACCGGTCTGTTAG GGAATGTAGTGAATATCCAAACAGGCCAGTGGGTTAGCAAGCAGAGTGGTCTGGGAGCCGGTATGGATTCCTTCTATGAGTATTTGCTGAAATCGTACTTACTTTTTGGTGAAAAAGAGGACTACAGGATGTTCCAAGCTGCTTATGAGAGCATTCACAACCACATGAGGAGAGG GAGAGAGTCATGTAATGAAGGAGAGGGTGACCCACCTCTGTATGTTAATGTGAACATGTTCAGCGGTGAAATAATGAACACCTGGATCGACTCCCTTCAGGCCTTCTTTCCTGGGCTGCAG GTGCTGAATGGTGATGTAGATAATGCAATTTGCCTGCACGCCTTCTACTATGCCATCTGGAAGCGCTTTGGGGCTTTGCCAGAGAGATACAACTGGCAGCTGCAGGCTCCTGATGTGCTCTTCTACCCCTTAAGACCAGAGCTGGTGGAGTCAACCTATCTTCTGTACCAG GCGACCAAAAATCCTTTCTATTTGCATGTTGGAATGGATATCCTTCAGAGCCttgaaaaaaatgccaaagtCAG ATGTGGGTATGCCACTCTCCACCATGTTGTGGACAAATCCAAAGAGGATCGCATGGAGAGCTTCTTCCTCAGTGAGACATGCAAATACCTTTACCTG CTGTTCGATGAGGACAACCCACTTCACAAATCCGACAACAAGTACATCTTCACTACAGAGGGCCATGTTGTGCCTATAGACAAGCGCTTCAGGGAGAAACAGTGGAACGACTTGTTTCCTTGTGAAGAGGGAGTGCTGGCAGAGCAAGAGCCAAACAAGCGGCCACCACCGAGCAACACCAGCAAT TGCAACAGGATCCCAGAGGAGCGACGGTACACTCTGCCATTAAAGAGTGTCTACATGAGGCAGATCGATAACATGGTGGGACTTTTCTGA
- the arl8ba gene encoding ADP-ribosylation factor-like protein 8B-A, with the protein MLALMNRLLDWFKSLFWKEEMELTLVGLQYSGKTTFVNVIASGHFSEDMIPTVGFNMRKVTKGNVTIKIWDIGGQPRFRSMWERYCRGVNSIVYMVDAADQEKVEASRNELHNLLDKPQLQGIPVLVLGNKRDLPSALDEKQLIEKMNLAAIQDREICCYSISCKEKDNIDITLQWLIQHSKSRRS; encoded by the exons ATGTTGGCACTAATGAACCGGCTTCTGGACTGGTTCAAGTCTCTGTTTTGGAAGGAGGAGATGGAGTTGACGCTGGTCGGCCTCCAGTACTCGGGGAAAACAACATTTGTAAACGTGATCGCT TCTGGGCATTTCAGTGAAGACATGATTCCTACAGTCGGGTTCAATATGAGAAAGGTCACCAAAGGAAACGTCACTATCAAG ATCTGGGATATAGGAGGGCAGCCAAGGTTCAGGAGCATGTGGGAGCGGTACTGTCGGGGAGTTAATTCAATCGT GTACATGGTTGACGCAGCAGATCAAGAAAAGGTGGAGGCATCTAGAAATGAGCTTCATAATTTATTAGACAAACCTCAGTTGCAAGGAATTCCT gttttggtaCTCGGTAACAAAAGGGATCTCCCTAGTGCTCTAGATGAAAAGCAGCTCATTGAGAAAAT GAATCTGGCAGCTATTCAGGACAGAGAGATATGCTGCTACTCGATTTCCTGCAAAGAGAAAGACAACATTG ACATCACACTTCAGTGGCTCATTCAGCACTCAAAATCCAGGAGGAGCTAA
- the LOC144516969 gene encoding tumor necrosis factor receptor superfamily member 1B-like has translation MNARILSLAVICVLSIWTLVLEYTEGCVDGQDEVDGQCCDLCSPGTYLKDYCTAHQQTVCSPCEEGYFSDRRSMFDRCEECRSCQQEYTVKCTLTTNANCSCRSGFLCSNNECSECEENKCVTGEKLKRTAMALGDGLLKYSYQCERLCPHNAYFDDKEDICKMHTDGIGSINLLLGIGFVLSSLILLVFLSYACTKNLRKHKAYNIPTEILAVSTNASDFHLSKEESGHKLIMQDESENSNSVDLLHLEKVST, from the exons ATGAATGCTCGGATCCTTTCCCTGGCAGTAATATGTGTCTTGAGTATTTGGACTTTGGTCTTGGAATACACTGAAGGCTGTGTTGATGGACAGGATGAGGTAGATGGACAATGCTGTGACTTGTGTTCCCCAg GTACATATTTAAAGGATTACTGCACAGCGCACCAACAAACTGTCTGTAGCCCTTGTGAGGAGGGTTACTTCTCAGACCGACGGAGCATGTTTGACAGATGTGAGGAATGCCGGTCATGCCAACAAG AATATACGGTGAAATGTACGCTGACCACAAATGCAAACTGTTCGTGCCGCTCTGGTTTCCTGTGCTCCAACAATGAGTGTTCAGAGTGTGAGGAAAACAAATGTGTCACTGGGGAGAAACTGAAGAGGACAG cCATGGCGTTGGGTGACGGGTTGTTAAAGTATTCATATCAGTGTGAGCGTTTATGCCCTCATAACGCATATTTTGATGATAAAGAGGACATCTGCA agatgcacacagatggTATAGGCTCCATTAATTTACTCCTTGGCATCGGCTTTGTTTTGAGTTCTCTCATCCTCCTCGTATTTCTATCTTATGCCTGCACAAAGAACCTAAGGAAGCACAAAGCAT ATAATATTCCTACTGAAATATTAGCGGTGTCCACCAACGCCAGTGACTTTCACCTGTCGAAGGAGGAGAGTGGGCACAAGCTCATCATGCAGGATGAATCTGAGAACAGCAACAGTGTTGACCTCCTGCATCTGGAAAAAGTCTCCACTTGA
- the LOC144516971 gene encoding uncharacterized protein LOC144516971 isoform X1, with protein MSLLKLLIFTLTFYELIVDSDAQTCPKGQRLIYHRGNKKHGCDSCPDDSYQPEENHSQNCKPCTRCDHAKGSVVKENCTKVTNGKCQCRGKFVPSESDSSICKCDIGFGLKNTECLMCDDGYFSTEINSPCEKWRECKSGVKIPGNRTSNVICNPELNPNDITPSTSNKNVSLITRLTTKYPLEGAQTQRLHSTTTTTTTTTTAATPAHTRPSRDPFLHTSNYIGTGMTVLIFGIIGLLVLTAVTCKLHITPQPAVLPKNDSLCRRPVEESGDGSLSSLKLYPGDHCGEESVY; from the exons ATGAGTCTGCTCAAACTGCTTATATTCACTTTAACGTTTTATGAACTCATTGTTGATTCGGATGCTCAGACTTGTCCAAAAG GTCAAAGACTAATTTATCATCGCGGAAACAAAAAGCATGGCTGTGACAGCTGTCCCGATGACTCTTATCAGCCCGAAGAGAATCATTCCCAAAACTGCAAACCATGTACAAGGTGTGATCACG CAAAGGGAAGTGTTGTTAAAGAGAATTGCACGAAAGTGACAAACGGAAAATGTCAGTGCCGTGGAAAATTTGTTCCCTCAGAGAGTGATTCATCCATTTGCAAATGTGACATTGGATTCGGACTAAAGAATACAG AATGTTTAATGTGTGATGACGGCTATTTCAGCACAGAAATCAACTCGCCCTGTGAAAAATGGAGAga ATGTAAATCAGGAGTGAAAATTCCTGGAAACAGAACCTCAAATGTCATCTGTAATCCGGAGTTGAACCCTAACGACATTACACCCTCCACATCaaacaaaaatgtgtctttaatcACACGGTTAACAACCAAATATCCACTTGAGGGGGCCCAAACTCAGAGGTTGCACagtaccaccaccaccaccaccaccaccaccaccgcgGCTACTCCAGCACACACACGCCCCTCAAGGGACCCCTTTTTACACACAAGCAACTACATTGGTACAG GTATGACCGTCCTCATATTTGGAATTATTGGACTGCTTGTACTGACTGCTGTGACCTGCAAGCTGCACATTACTCCTCAACCAGCAGTACTACCAA AAAATGACTCATTGTGTCGGAGGCCAGTTGAGGAAAGCGGCGATGGCAGTCTGTCCTCTCTCAAACTGTATCCAGGGGATCACTGTGGTGAAGAATCTGTCTACTAA
- the LOC144516971 gene encoding uncharacterized protein LOC144516971 isoform X2, with protein MSLLKLLIFTLTFYELIVDSDAQTCPKGQRLIYHRGNKKHGCDSCPDDSYQPEENHSQNCKPCTRCDHAKGSVVKENCTKVTNGKCQCRGKFVPSESDSSICKCDIGFGLKNTECLMCDDGYFSTEINSPCEKWRECKSGVKIPGNRTSNVICNPELNPNDITPSTSNKNVSLITRLTTKYPLEGAQTQRLHSTTTTTTTTTTAATPAHTRPSRDPFLHTSNYIGMTVLIFGIIGLLVLTAVTCKLHITPQPAVLPKNDSLCRRPVEESGDGSLSSLKLYPGDHCGEESVY; from the exons ATGAGTCTGCTCAAACTGCTTATATTCACTTTAACGTTTTATGAACTCATTGTTGATTCGGATGCTCAGACTTGTCCAAAAG GTCAAAGACTAATTTATCATCGCGGAAACAAAAAGCATGGCTGTGACAGCTGTCCCGATGACTCTTATCAGCCCGAAGAGAATCATTCCCAAAACTGCAAACCATGTACAAGGTGTGATCACG CAAAGGGAAGTGTTGTTAAAGAGAATTGCACGAAAGTGACAAACGGAAAATGTCAGTGCCGTGGAAAATTTGTTCCCTCAGAGAGTGATTCATCCATTTGCAAATGTGACATTGGATTCGGACTAAAGAATACAG AATGTTTAATGTGTGATGACGGCTATTTCAGCACAGAAATCAACTCGCCCTGTGAAAAATGGAGAga ATGTAAATCAGGAGTGAAAATTCCTGGAAACAGAACCTCAAATGTCATCTGTAATCCGGAGTTGAACCCTAACGACATTACACCCTCCACATCaaacaaaaatgtgtctttaatcACACGGTTAACAACCAAATATCCACTTGAGGGGGCCCAAACTCAGAGGTTGCACagtaccaccaccaccaccaccaccaccaccaccgcgGCTACTCCAGCACACACACGCCCCTCAAGGGACCCCTTTTTACACACAAGCAACTACATTG GTATGACCGTCCTCATATTTGGAATTATTGGACTGCTTGTACTGACTGCTGTGACCTGCAAGCTGCACATTACTCCTCAACCAGCAGTACTACCAA AAAATGACTCATTGTGTCGGAGGCCAGTTGAGGAAAGCGGCGATGGCAGTCTGTCCTCTCTCAAACTGTATCCAGGGGATCACTGTGGTGAAGAATCTGTCTACTAA